A part of Bacillus rossius redtenbacheri isolate Brsri chromosome 1, Brsri_v3, whole genome shotgun sequence genomic DNA contains:
- the LOC134527346 gene encoding uncharacterized protein LOC134527346, whose protein sequence is MHGELSSKTGGQPVLTEEEENVIVAHLITVATFGFPFTILDLRLVVKSYLDRLGRIERRFQRNLPGKDWADLFLRRHKKELTQRTARPISRVRAALDKDVIVEYFNHLGNSIDGVPPSHNIWNYDETNITDDPGNKKVLVKRGTKYPDQIKNSTKASVSVMMCGNAAGEMAPPYVTYKAEGLYQSWTEGGPRGTRYNRSKSGWFDARIFEDWFEGLMLPILKKQDGVKILIGDNLSSHINYHVVELCEANNIRFVALPPNSTHLLQPLDVGFFRPMKGAWRNILNEWKESDQGRKLRTIPKESFPVFLKMLVENLKEKSSQNLKSGFQACGIVPLNQDAVLKKLVGNEMASSDLREHVAESFLNEMEKKRKSVVCVVQRKRKKIDVPPGKGFTTADIPHMIQSQPTTLMEIQEQQPSTSGVVQEIQQKPRQTSGTRKMKAIKRKQKDFSSEEEEESEKIIDDESEDSVTSNFFQDSSNSSEEDKSEDEQEPLTPAPVSEPHCLEGSLEATTSQPIRASPGVE, encoded by the coding sequence ATGCATGGCGAATTGTCATCCAAAACAGGCGGACAACCTGTACTAACAGAGGAGGAAGAAAACGTAATTGTTGCTCATCTCATCACTGTTGCAACTTTTGGCTTCCCCTTCACCATTTTGGATCTTCGATTGGTGGTCAAATCATACCTTGACAGGTTAGGGCGAATTGAAAGAAGATTCCAACGTAACTTACCAGGTAAAGATTGGGCAGATTTGTTTTTGAGACGCCATAAAAAGGAGCTAACTCAGCGGACAGCTCGTCCCATTTCACGAGTTCGTGCTGCATTAGATAAGGATGTTATTGTTGAGTATTTTAACCATTTAGGCAACAGTATTGATGGAGTGCCTCCTTCTCATAATATATGGAACTATGATGAGACGAATATAACGGACGACCCTGGAAATAAGAAAGTACTCGTCAAGAGAGGAACCAAATATCCCgatcaaattaaaaattccactaAGGCTTCAGTTTCTGTAATGATGTGTGGGAATGCAGCAGGGGAAATGGCCCCACCTTATGTCACCTACAAGGCTGAAGGACTCTATCAAAGTTGGACTGAGGGAGGACCACGTGGCACACGCTATAATCGCTCGAAAAGTGGTTGGTTTGATGCTAGGATATTTGAGGATTGGTTTGAGGGATTGATGCTCCCTATACTAAAAAAGCAAGatggtgttaaaattttaataggaGATAATTTAAGTTCTCACATAAATTATCATGTTGTTGAACTGTGTGAAGCTAATAACATAAGGTTTGTAGCATTGCCTCCCAATTCCACACACTTGTTGCAGCCATTAGATGTAGGGTTCTTTAGACCAATGAAGGGAGCATGGAGGAACATTTTAAATGAATGGAAAGAAAGTGACCAAGGTAGGAAGCTGAGAACAATCCCCAAAGAGAGTTTTCCTGTTTTTCTAAAAATGTTAGTTGAAAATCTAAAAGAGAAGAGCAGCCAGAATTTAAAATCAGGTTTTCAAGCATGTGGCATAGTTCCTCTAAATCAGGACGCTGTTCTCAAAAAACTTGTTGGCAACGAGATGGCTTCAAGTGATCTCCGTGAACATGTTGCAGAGTCCTTTCTGAATGAgatggaaaagaaaagaaaatcagTTGTTTGTGTTGTGCAAAGGAAAAGGAAGAAAATTGATGTGCCACCTGGAAAAGGTTTCACCACCGCTGACATTCCTCACATGATCCAATCTCAACCTACCACTCTGATGGAAATTCAAGAGCAGCAACCTTCCACCTCTGGAGTAGTTCAAGAGATTCAGCAGAAGCCTCGTCAAACGAGCGGGACAAGGAAAATGAAGGCCATAAAAAGGAAACAAAAAGATTTCTCATCTGAAGAGGAAGAGGAGAGTGAGAAAATAATTGATGATGAAAGTGAAGACAGCGtaacaagcaatttttttcaaGATTCTTCTAATTCTTCTGAGGAGGACAAGTCTGAGGATGAACAAGAACCCCTCACTCCAGCACCTGTCTCTGAACCGCA